The following nucleotide sequence is from Barnesiella viscericola DSM 18177.
GGAAAATGATAGAGAATGATAAAGAGGTATCTATACAAATCAAGGACCAGCCTTTGAATCAAAAGGTTAAGGGTGCCGATACATTATTGAGGACGGCCTTCACATGTGCAAACGATAAGAAGATACTGAAGCAACTTTCGACTGAAGTTCTCGAATGTGCAACAGCTCTAAAGCAGGTAATTCGAACCTATAAACTAAAGAAATAATCATGCCGAAGAACTTACATAAATTCTATTACAAAGATTATTTTGCCGGCATATACTTTTGTATAAAGAAGAACTCCGACAAGAACGAAGTGAGTACCAATAATGAAGGTACAGTAGAAATTGAAAGCCGCAACAACCAGCTTCTTGAATCGAGTAATCAATCCTATTTGGACGAGGCAAAAAAGGCGCTTGGCTCGATAAACACGTTCGTTAAACATGGTTTTACATTGGATGTTCGCTATCCGGGTCTGGTGACCGGTGTGGGCATCAATCACGAAGCCAAGGTCGAAGGCGAATTCAAACTGGGACTCCATTTGGACTATACGACGGGATTGCCCGTGATTTACGGATCATCTGTAAAAGGCGTGTTGCGCAGCGCTTTTCAAGAAGAGAACTTGCTGGACATACTGCCGATTTTGGTTCCGAATCTTAAAAACGAGCTTGAACCCATTCAACGCAAGATGCAGTCAAAGCCTCTTAAAGCGTGGGCAGATGCTATCTTTGGTGACGATGACGACCGGGATTCTCGTTCGCCATACGAGCGCGATATCTTTTTCGATGCCATTGTCGTTAATACAAACAGTCGCAACCGTTTTTTGGCAGCCGATTCTATTACGCCTCATGGGAGCGATCCGCTCAAAAATCCAGTTCCTTTGACATTCGTGAGGATTGCGTCGGGGTGTAAGATAGAATTTAGATTCAGATTAACAGACTCCGATTCGTTGACCGCCAACGAGAAGGAGACGCTATTCAAAGCTATTCTGATAGCCTTTGGCATCGGAGCCAAGACAAATGTCGGTTATGGCCGATTGGAATATAAAGACTGATAGCCCCTCTGATAATTATGGAAAATCTATTGCAAAATCTTTCGGTTTCCCGTCTGACGGTACGTTTTTTTGCACAAGAGCGCGTGTCTATGAAATTCTGGATAGGCGCGGTATTGCGAAACCGTTTCCTGTATGCCGCCGACCAGGTTCTCGATGAACAGGGCCTGTCCCTGCGCCGGCATATCGATACCCTGCCTCTGCCCCAAGATCATTTCTTGTACAAGCAACTGCAAGGCGGATTTCCCAAAGGCTTCCTCTTCGATTGCAGCACTCTGCCTTACGAGGCTCCTGGATTTACCTTGGAGGAGAACTGGATTTACACCTTCTCCCTCGTTTTAATAGGGAATATGGTTGTCCATAAGCAACTGTTCATAGAGGCTTTGCGGGTTATGCTGCAAGCAGGGTTTGGCCACCCGATAGTCCCGTTGACCCTGGTAGATATTGTCGAGACTCCACCGCAAAGCTGTCCGATAGGGCTCTGCGAATCCTCCGATGCGGTGACCACTCTGGAGCTGTTGTTGAAAACACCCGTATGCCTGTTTCCTGTTTCGAAGAAAGAGGGGAACGGATTCCAAAGCAAGATGAACGGTATCCCATCGTTCTGTCAATTCATGCGCTCTTTGGCATACCGTTTGGTAACGCTAAGTATACTCTACACCGACAATCCGTCCCCTCTCGATAAGGCGCAGATGGACAGGCAAATCGACCAATATCTGCAACCGTCTGAACAGACCCTCTTGCTGCGGGCCGACTTGCGTTGGGAGAAACGGCGCAATACACCCAAGAAGGGGGCAAACGCCGTTTATACCATGGGTGGATATACGGGGTGTCTCGTCTTCGGTCAAGTACCCACACACTATCTGCCCTTGCTCGCATTCGCCGAAGCCTTGGGTGTAGGAGCCGACATCAGTTACGGGTTAGGCAGTTTCCTGATACGGAAGATTGA
It contains:
- the cas6 gene encoding CRISPR system precrRNA processing endoribonuclease RAMP protein Cas6, with translation MKFWIGAVLRNRFLYAADQVLDEQGLSLRRHIDTLPLPQDHFLYKQLQGGFPKGFLFDCSTLPYEAPGFTLEENWIYTFSLVLIGNMVVHKQLFIEALRVMLQAGFGHPIVPLTLVDIVETPPQSCPIGLCESSDAVTTLELLLKTPVCLFPVSKKEGNGFQSKMNGIPSFCQFMRSLAYRLVTLSILYTDNPSPLDKAQMDRQIDQYLQPSEQTLLLRADLRWEKRRNTPKKGANAVYTMGGYTGCLVFGQVPTHYLPLLAFAEALGVGADISYGLGSFLIRKIERRRNRPDRSS
- the cmr6 gene encoding type III-B CRISPR module RAMP protein Cmr6; this translates as MPKNLHKFYYKDYFAGIYFCIKKNSDKNEVSTNNEGTVEIESRNNQLLESSNQSYLDEAKKALGSINTFVKHGFTLDVRYPGLVTGVGINHEAKVEGEFKLGLHLDYTTGLPVIYGSSVKGVLRSAFQEENLLDILPILVPNLKNELEPIQRKMQSKPLKAWADAIFGDDDDRDSRSPYERDIFFDAIVVNTNSRNRFLAADSITPHGSDPLKNPVPLTFVRIASGCKIEFRFRLTDSDSLTANEKETLFKAILIAFGIGAKTNVGYGRLEYKD